From the Diospyros lotus cultivar Yz01 chromosome 13, ASM1463336v1, whole genome shotgun sequence genome, one window contains:
- the LOC127788159 gene encoding DCD domain-containing protein NRP-A-like produces MVGSGIGGRRRRSMGTEVVDGAGGWGMATVCMDNARRSQRSRKGHGLKDWEIDFKPKGTANSSCIGNNEKACRFIIVFIYFLDYRMGKGRRTNNFRPSGSAAPAPTQATSHVKQRGLAKSHLGGVIFGCTNSTIKECFSKQLFGLPAGHHSYIKNIHAGQPLFLFNYSDRQLHGIFAAASPGQMNINPYAWTIDGEERTQYPAQVYGSLPVF; encoded by the exons ATGGTTGGTAGTGGCATTGGCGGGCGGCGGCGGCGGTCAATGGGCACGGAGGTGGTCGACGGAGCAGGTGGTTGGGGCATGGCGACAGTTTGC ATGGACAATGCTCGACGTTCTCAAAGGTCTAGGAAAGGACACGGCTTGAAGGATTGGGAAATAGATTTCAAGCCAAAAG GCACTGCAAATTCTTCATGCATTGGAAATAATGAAAAAGCATGCAG GTTTATTATAgttttcatctattttttggATTACAGGATGGGGAAAGGGAGAAGAACGAACAACTTCAGACCTAGTGGAAGTGCAGCTCCTGCTCCAACTCAAGCAACAAGCCATGTAAAACAAAGAGGTTTGGCGAAGAGTCACCTTGGTGGTGTCATATTTGGCTGCACTAACAGCACAATAAAAGAATGTTTTTCCAAACAACTCTTTG GCTTACCAGCTGGACACCATTCGTACATAAAGAACATTCATGCTGGCCAACCGTTGTTTTTGTTCAACTACAGTGATAGACAACTTCATGGAATCTTCGCGGCTGCTAGTCCAGGCCAAATGAATATTAATCCATATGCATGGACCATAGATGGTGAAGAGAGAACTCAATATCCTGCTCAGGTATATGGTTCTCTTCCAGTGTTTTAG